A DNA window from Thermosynechococcaceae cyanobacterium Okahandja contains the following coding sequences:
- a CDS encoding cation:proton antiporter: protein MNEDFRLVIDLGVVLGAAAMGGVLAALLRQPILLGYLLAGMLVGPTGLGLLREVPQVEALAQLGVAFLLFALGVSFSLGEIKKVQGISLGGGILQIVLTIVVTTLISVGVGWVTSPSQGIFLGAVLSLSSTAVVLRSLMDRNELESLQGQIMLGILVVQDLAVGLMVAVLPALDKPLEDLGWAVGEALLTIGLIAVGAVVAGIWLLPPLLRLLAKTESRELFLLGVVALCLGIALLTEYLGLSIEIGAFIAGLMISEVEYADQTLDYVESIRDVFTTLFFASIGMLIDPVFLWQHLDLIIELVSLVIVGKFLITTPIVKLFGYTWKTSLLVGIGLAQIGEFSFVLLTAGRSLGLVSQQVYLLTLGTTAVTLVVTPFLLKLVPPLLEIPLLRGLLQEDEILGMDLTGLPQRNHVIVCGYGRVGKSVVTLLQKQQYPVLVIEQSESVINEVRAAGLPYIYGNAASATILAKAGVEAALGMAIALPDSMNTRLCLKRALEFAPELDVIVRANSDRDIELLYQLGAREVVQPEFEASLELAAHLFFTLGMGERVIQQQVQQVRGSHYENLRGDTSPDNTARLLRRAAQDMNSRWFSLPEDSPVRGMTLAEMQLRQLTGVTLLAIVRQDGTEVDYPSGETYLEAGDRLLIVGQPSELAAFEALISGTVSVPQGETSFLWMMLPNQITQRQLTIADLHVPETVTIRALRREGTLLLQPPPECPLLGGDRLLLAGPVTALNQLGDQLTARSVALPP from the coding sequence ATGAACGAAGACTTTCGCCTCGTCATTGACCTCGGTGTGGTGCTGGGGGCAGCGGCGATGGGGGGAGTGTTGGCGGCGCTGCTGCGGCAACCCATCCTGCTGGGCTACCTCTTGGCGGGGATGTTGGTGGGCCCCACCGGTCTGGGGTTATTGCGGGAGGTGCCTCAAGTTGAAGCCCTAGCCCAGTTAGGCGTGGCCTTTTTGCTGTTTGCACTGGGGGTGAGCTTCTCCCTCGGTGAAATTAAGAAGGTACAGGGCATTAGTTTGGGTGGGGGAATCCTGCAAATTGTCCTGACGATTGTCGTCACAACGCTCATTTCTGTGGGGGTGGGTTGGGTGACCTCCCCCAGTCAAGGGATTTTTTTGGGGGCGGTGCTCTCCTTGTCCTCTACTGCCGTCGTCCTGCGCAGCTTAATGGATCGCAATGAGCTAGAGTCCCTGCAAGGCCAGATTATGCTCGGCATTCTGGTGGTACAGGATTTGGCAGTGGGGCTGATGGTGGCGGTGTTACCGGCCTTGGATAAGCCCCTTGAGGACCTCGGCTGGGCGGTGGGTGAAGCGCTGCTAACCATTGGCCTGATTGCGGTGGGGGCCGTGGTGGCCGGAATTTGGCTGCTGCCGCCGCTGCTGCGCCTGTTGGCTAAAACTGAAAGCCGCGAGTTATTTTTGCTCGGGGTGGTCGCCCTGTGTTTGGGAATTGCCTTACTGACAGAATACTTGGGGCTATCGATTGAAATTGGCGCGTTTATTGCCGGCTTAATGATTTCCGAGGTGGAGTACGCCGACCAAACCCTTGACTATGTTGAGTCGATTCGGGATGTCTTTACCACCCTGTTTTTTGCCTCCATTGGTATGCTCATTGATCCTGTCTTTTTGTGGCAGCACCTTGACCTGATTATTGAACTGGTGAGCTTAGTGATTGTGGGGAAGTTTTTAATTACGACCCCGATTGTCAAGCTCTTTGGCTATACCTGGAAAACGTCGCTACTGGTGGGGATTGGCCTAGCCCAAATTGGGGAATTTTCCTTTGTGTTGCTGACGGCAGGGCGGAGTCTTGGGTTGGTGTCCCAGCAGGTGTATCTGCTCACCTTGGGCACAACGGCGGTGACGTTGGTGGTGACCCCCTTTTTGCTGAAACTGGTGCCGCCACTGCTGGAGATCCCCCTGTTACGGGGGCTGTTGCAGGAGGATGAAATCCTAGGGATGGATTTAACGGGCTTGCCCCAACGGAATCATGTCATTGTGTGTGGCTATGGTCGGGTGGGTAAAAGTGTGGTGACGCTGCTGCAAAAACAACAGTATCCGGTGCTGGTGATTGAGCAAAGTGAAAGTGTTATCAATGAGGTGCGCGCCGCCGGATTGCCCTATATTTACGGGAATGCCGCCAGTGCCACGATTTTGGCCAAGGCGGGGGTGGAGGCTGCCTTGGGGATGGCCATTGCCCTGCCGGACAGTATGAATACCCGCCTCTGTTTGAAGCGTGCCCTTGAGTTTGCGCCGGAGTTGGATGTGATTGTCCGCGCCAATAGCGATCGCGACATTGAACTGCTTTACCAGTTGGGGGCGCGGGAGGTGGTGCAGCCGGAGTTTGAAGCGAGCCTAGAGTTGGCCGCCCACCTATTCTTTACCCTCGGCATGGGCGAGCGGGTGATTCAGCAGCAGGTGCAGCAGGTGCGCGGTAGCCACTACGAAAACCTGCGGGGCGATACGTCTCCCGACAATACAGCGCGACTCTTGCGACGAGCGGCTCAGGATATGAACAGTCGCTGGTTCTCCCTGCCAGAAGACTCGCCTGTTCGCGGTATGACCTTAGCAGAGATGCAACTGCGCCAACTCACGGGTGTGACGCTGCTGGCCATTGTTCGCCAGGATGGGACGGAGGTGGATTACCCCAGTGGTGAAACTTATCTGGAAGCGGGCGATCGCCTCCTGATTGTCGGCCAACCCTCTGAACTGGCTGCGTTTGAAGCCCTGATTAGCGGTACGGTGAGCGTGCCGCAGGGGGAAACCTCGTTCCTGTGGATGATGTTGCCAAATCAGATCACCCAGCGACAGCTTACCATTGCGGATCTGCATGTACCGGAGACCGTCACCATTCGGGCATTGCGCCGCGAGGGCACCCTGCTGTTGCAACCGCCGCCTGAGTGTCCGTTACTCGGGGGCGATCGCCTCTTGCTGGCCGGGCCGGTCACGGCCTTAAACCAACTGGGGGATCAACTCACGGCGCGATCGGTGGCCTTACCACCGTAG
- a CDS encoding histidine phosphatase family protein — protein sequence MGLVLYFLRHGQTTFSRDHAFCGELDPPLTDAGAAMAEAFATTYAQVPWQAVFVSPMQRTRATAQPLCDRLGLEMHLRDGLREIYYGKWEGLSTDAVNEQFHDDYVRWLSDPGWNAPTGGERGIDIYYRSNAVLLEIERQYASGNVLIVSHKATIRIMLCGLLGIDVGRFRDRIAAPVASLSIVEYTSRGPLLLALAERSHLPSHLRDLPGT from the coding sequence ATGGGACTGGTACTCTACTTTTTGCGCCACGGTCAAACCACGTTTAGCCGCGATCATGCCTTTTGTGGCGAGTTGGATCCGCCCCTCACCGACGCGGGGGCAGCCATGGCAGAAGCCTTTGCGACTACTTATGCCCAAGTGCCTTGGCAGGCGGTGTTTGTCAGCCCAATGCAGCGCACGCGAGCTACAGCTCAGCCCCTGTGCGATCGCCTCGGTCTGGAGATGCACCTGCGGGATGGCTTACGGGAGATTTATTACGGCAAATGGGAGGGTCTCTCCACCGATGCGGTGAACGAGCAGTTTCACGATGATTACGTGCGCTGGCTCTCGGATCCGGGCTGGAATGCCCCCACAGGTGGCGAGCGGGGGATTGATATTTACTACCGCAGTAATGCGGTGTTGCTAGAAATTGAGCGCCAATACGCCAGCGGCAATGTTCTGATTGTTTCCCACAAGGCAACGATTCGGATTATGCTATGCGGTTTACTGGGGATTGATGTGGGGCGGTTTCGCGATCGCATTGCGGCCCCTGTGGCCAGCCTCAGCATTGTGGAGTACACTTCTCGTGGACCGTTGCTATTGGCTCTGGCGGAGCGATCGCACCTACCCAGTCATTTACGAGACCTGCCGGGCACGTGA
- a CDS encoding ribbon-helix-helix domain-containing protein: MKTAISLPDAVFEQAEALAQQLGMSRSELYTKALQSYLKRYNREQILLKLNQVYAGESSELDPVMARKPCMIHVATQFITKKFKFLKIKGNSAMMLFRGLLQNCEIRLSLLLVYFFLHE, encoded by the coding sequence ATGAAAACTGCAATTTCACTTCCAGATGCAGTCTTTGAACAGGCGGAAGCACTTGCTCAGCAGTTAGGGATGTCGCGCAGTGAGCTTTACACAAAAGCGCTACAGTCTTACCTGAAAAGGTACAATCGTGAGCAAATCTTGCTCAAATTGAACCAAGTTTATGCTGGTGAGTCCTCTGAGCTTGATCCAGTGATGGCGAGGAAGCCCTGCATGATACACGTCGCTACACAGTTTATAACCAAGAAATTCAAGTTTCTGAAGATCAAAGGCAACTCTGCCATGATGTTATTCAGGGGCTTGTTGCAAAACTGTGAAATTAGGCTGAGTCTTTTGCTAGTTTACTTTTTTCTGCATGAGTGA
- a CDS encoding SpoIID/LytB domain-containing protein, which yields MVYWVWLGRSLTSVAGLSALLTLMASAATAAVELRVGVLEGVRQVTIASSTPAQLRDEAGRAMAVSPQQPVAVVLMGTGLQAAGLQGRQLLLEPQDNGLVRVGDRWYRGRLQVVSTSRGLVAINLVDLEAYLPSVVGKEMYPSWPLEALKAQAVASRSFVLFRRDRERRRPGSLYDVGATVTHQVYPGVSSETASTLAAVAATRNQVLTYGGQIIEAVFHASSGGYTENSEYVWQNSVPYLRATPDFDQVSPNFQWTVRLTAAQLRQRIPGIGTIVGFRPVQMSPQGRIISIQVVGTAGTRTMSGNELRRALGLRSTLLTVAPEYGNVASQGGQSVPVAFTITGRGHGHGLGMSQWGAYGMALQGYTYDQILGHYYRGVTLSEISPSLR from the coding sequence ATGGTCTATTGGGTTTGGTTGGGGCGATCGCTCACCTCTGTGGCGGGGCTAAGTGCGCTGCTTACCCTGATGGCATCTGCGGCCACTGCGGCAGTTGAGTTGCGGGTGGGGGTTTTAGAGGGGGTTCGCCAAGTAACCATTGCCAGCTCTACCCCGGCGCAGTTACGGGATGAGGCCGGTCGGGCGATGGCCGTTTCCCCCCAGCAACCTGTTGCCGTTGTCTTGATGGGCACTGGCCTACAAGCAGCGGGGCTGCAAGGCCGGCAGCTTCTGCTGGAGCCGCAGGACAATGGTTTGGTGCGGGTGGGCGATCGCTGGTATCGGGGACGATTGCAGGTGGTCAGCACCAGTCGTGGCTTGGTGGCCATTAACCTTGTGGATTTAGAGGCGTACCTCCCCAGTGTGGTGGGCAAGGAAATGTACCCCTCATGGCCACTAGAAGCCCTCAAGGCACAGGCAGTCGCGTCGCGGTCATTTGTGTTGTTCCGGCGCGATCGCGAACGGCGGCGGCCGGGCAGCCTCTACGATGTGGGGGCCACTGTCACCCATCAGGTGTATCCGGGGGTGAGTTCAGAAACCGCCAGTACCCTTGCAGCGGTGGCGGCCACCCGCAATCAAGTGCTCACCTACGGCGGCCAAATTATTGAAGCTGTCTTCCATGCCTCCTCCGGTGGCTACACCGAAAATTCCGAGTACGTGTGGCAAAATAGCGTGCCCTACTTGCGGGCAACGCCAGATTTTGATCAGGTCTCTCCCAACTTTCAGTGGACGGTGCGCTTGACGGCGGCTCAACTGCGCCAGCGCATTCCCGGGATTGGCACCATTGTTGGTTTTCGTCCCGTGCAAATGAGTCCCCAAGGGCGAATTATCTCAATCCAGGTGGTGGGAACAGCAGGCACGCGCACGATGTCGGGTAATGAACTGCGGCGGGCGCTGGGGTTACGCAGTACACTGCTGACGGTGGCACCGGAGTACGGCAATGTGGCTAGCCAAGGGGGGCAGAGTGTGCCCGTGGCCTTTACGATTACGGGGCGTGGTCATGGTCATGGGTTAGGAATGAGTCAGTGGGGCGCTTACGGCATGGCCTTGCAGGGCTATACCTACGATCAAATTTTGGGGCATTACTACCGCGGCGTGACCCTGAGTGAGATCAGCCCCTCCCTGCGTTGA
- a CDS encoding DNA double-strand break repair nuclease NurA: MGGSGSDRHMVLPLSQLVAQLNAKKSDFLQYDSELSQVWRTYQQALDDAQTQSAAALSEQIPPEISWCGARPLEPWQNQWRVPLGIRWPHREAARTWAKEQLQGVVTIAVDGSQILPTEEISTPIGLVQAGWFINFHTHDQRYCKDVCLELITPAQLWQARQHYDQAQPHRFNERFIHLKRFQLELATLRQLMSTPTAGYPTFGLFDGSLVATFAESYHQSWQQQYVQAICETLEYSQQQQVPLLAYIDHSQARDLVTLLRYTYRLDATNQIVDGQLLKGVLTEWGDRSPFFVCERGGDDGAAAILDTYGPWSRQIGFCYLKAHPGTPVRLELPVWIYTKGLLDQVIHWLCGELITGQGYPYALEAADQAAVLQARDRQAFLKQFQHWADQVGIDLQFSRKWVSKQRRR; encoded by the coding sequence TTGGGGGGTAGCGGTAGCGATCGCCACATGGTTTTGCCCCTTAGCCAATTAGTGGCTCAGCTCAATGCGAAAAAGAGCGATTTTCTCCAGTACGATAGCGAGTTGAGCCAGGTTTGGCGTACCTATCAGCAGGCACTCGATGACGCTCAAACCCAATCCGCGGCAGCACTATCGGAGCAAATTCCGCCAGAAATTAGTTGGTGTGGCGCACGACCCCTAGAGCCATGGCAGAACCAGTGGCGTGTACCCCTTGGCATCCGCTGGCCGCACCGCGAAGCCGCCCGCACTTGGGCCAAGGAGCAATTGCAAGGGGTGGTCACGATTGCTGTGGATGGCTCCCAAATTCTACCTACAGAAGAGATTTCAACCCCCATCGGGCTGGTACAAGCGGGTTGGTTTATTAATTTTCACACCCACGATCAGCGCTATTGCAAAGATGTTTGCTTGGAGTTAATTACCCCCGCCCAGCTATGGCAAGCGCGGCAGCACTACGATCAGGCCCAACCGCACCGCTTTAATGAACGCTTTATTCACCTCAAGCGATTTCAGCTTGAACTGGCCACCCTGCGGCAACTCATGAGCACACCCACCGCAGGCTACCCTACCTTTGGGCTGTTTGATGGTTCCTTGGTGGCCACGTTTGCGGAGTCTTACCACCAAAGCTGGCAGCAGCAGTACGTCCAGGCCATTTGCGAGACGCTAGAGTACAGCCAGCAGCAGCAGGTGCCTCTTTTGGCCTACATTGATCACTCCCAAGCTCGGGATCTGGTCACCCTACTGCGGTACACCTACCGCCTTGATGCCACGAACCAGATTGTTGACGGCCAGTTACTCAAGGGGGTGCTCACCGAGTGGGGCGATCGCTCCCCCTTTTTTGTGTGTGAGCGCGGGGGTGATGATGGCGCCGCTGCCATCCTCGATACCTACGGCCCGTGGTCACGCCAAATTGGCTTCTGCTATCTGAAAGCCCACCCCGGCACCCCGGTGCGTCTTGAACTGCCGGTGTGGATCTACACCAAGGGCTTGCTCGATCAGGTGATTCATTGGCTTTGTGGGGAACTGATTACCGGCCAAGGCTATCCCTACGCCCTTGAAGCCGCCGATCAAGCGGCTGTGCTACAGGCTCGCGATCGCCAAGCCTTTCTTAAACAGTTCCAACACTGGGCTGATCAGGTAGGCATAGACTTGCAGTTTAGCCGCAAGTGGGTCAGCAAACAGCGACGGCGTTAA
- a CDS encoding type II toxin-antitoxin system VapC family toxin translates to MSETVYIETSILGYLTARPSRDLVVAANIEITREWWDTRRNAFQLYSSQAVVKEISQGDTEIASRRLEIIRDLALLDLNQSVLDLAEQFLERSSLPAKADVDAVHIAAATVHGMDYLLTWNCKHIANAQIQRKLAEISLDLGYELPILCTPYELLGD, encoded by the coding sequence ATGAGTGAAACTGTCTATATCGAAACGAGTATCTTAGGCTATCTCACTGCTCGACCCAGCAGAGATCTGGTTGTGGCTGCCAATATCGAGATAACAAGGGAGTGGTGGGATACGCGCCGCAATGCTTTCCAACTCTACTCCTCCCAAGCAGTTGTCAAAGAAATCTCACAGGGAGATACCGAAATCGCATCTCGACGGCTCGAAATCATTCGCGACCTCGCCTTACTTGATTTGAATCAATCTGTACTTGATTTAGCAGAGCAATTTTTGGAACGCAGTAGCCTTCCTGCAAAAGCTGATGTTGATGCTGTTCATATTGCAGCCGCAACTGTTCACGGCATGGATTACCTACTCACATGGAACTGTAAGCACATTGCCAACGCTCAAATTCAAAGAAAACTAGCAGAGATTAGTCTTGATTTGGGATACGAGTTGCCGATTCTTTGTACACCCTATGAACTTCTTGGAGATTAA
- a CDS encoding HpsJ family protein, with amino-acid sequence MTASKSTKRPLPLAAQFLKLVGVILLLTFFVEWGILFVAPQFGNSQWQLTVVNQFIERGATPLIGFVFIYTGFWIQAVSGGAAAAEAGQPALKDWRFWVFVLSSLLGLLCLLGIPLYLSITGQMTEQAVNQINQEAAQAEIRVEQEQQQIKQLASSGQLEQILQSGQLPPDQRAVLEQLQKDPQALDRQAGQARERIRTQQQEAVDRAQQEALINRLRVSIRSFLLAIGFITIGWSGLREHR; translated from the coding sequence ATGACGGCCTCAAAATCGACAAAACGCCCCTTGCCCCTTGCGGCACAGTTTTTGAAACTCGTGGGAGTCATTCTCCTGCTCACCTTTTTTGTTGAGTGGGGCATTTTGTTTGTTGCCCCCCAGTTTGGTAATAGCCAGTGGCAACTGACGGTTGTGAATCAGTTTATTGAGCGGGGCGCCACCCCTCTCATTGGCTTTGTGTTTATCTATACCGGTTTTTGGATTCAAGCCGTTTCTGGTGGTGCCGCGGCGGCGGAGGCCGGTCAACCCGCGCTTAAGGATTGGCGCTTTTGGGTCTTTGTTCTCTCAAGTTTACTGGGGCTGTTGTGTTTGCTGGGGATTCCCCTTTACCTTTCCATTACCGGCCAAATGACCGAGCAAGCGGTCAATCAAATTAACCAAGAGGCGGCCCAAGCAGAGATCCGCGTTGAGCAGGAGCAACAGCAAATCAAGCAGTTGGCCAGTAGTGGTCAATTGGAGCAAATTTTACAGAGTGGTCAACTGCCGCCGGATCAGCGGGCGGTGCTTGAGCAGTTGCAAAAGGATCCCCAAGCCCTCGATCGCCAAGCGGGTCAGGCGCGGGAACGCATTCGTACCCAGCAGCAGGAGGCGGTGGATCGGGCGCAACAGGAAGCCCTGATCAATCGTCTCAGGGTGAGTATTCGCAGCTTTTTATTGGCCATTGGTTTTATTACGATTGGCTGGAGTGGTCTGCGAGAGCACCGTTAA
- a CDS encoding peptidoglycan DD-metalloendopeptidase family protein, translating into MNNASRTPTASQGVSVTPLVTFGRSLRSVCSYLPLLSIGTAAVIHPAQALDTSTLLGDRAEPLGLPSFFAKSVNSSSLSGLSQPSQRFGFTPENDLLLAATQSAWQQAVLPQARFTSLSPTTASSLTLSGASTLARLSETSEPTFKLVDRRGHTDSLATLVTQATTTVMASLSLDVPLSVGGSLEQTTAAVEPDAPITETTPETARLAIAPTSSAHLPPVTVSANPLPFGRAAERQRRTGPSLVTVQQAPPAPAAAPPQPTLASRPQTTTVAPSAPIQPIAPPVPVQVARSIVKPPLPSNLDLPPLPASDRFLPSLTTNFIWPARGVFTSGFGPRWGRMHRGIDIAAPIGTPVYAAAAGVVTYSQWNSGGFGNLVEIRHADGTLTLYAHNHRNLVRVGQYVQQGEQIAEMGSTGRSTGPHVHFEIRPQGRGAVDPMIFLRRSQS; encoded by the coding sequence TTGAACAACGCTAGTCGTACCCCTACCGCATCTCAGGGTGTATCGGTAACGCCCTTGGTTACGTTTGGTCGTTCGCTGCGCTCGGTTTGTTCCTATCTGCCACTCCTCTCCATTGGTACGGCAGCCGTTATCCATCCTGCGCAAGCCCTTGACACCTCTACACTTCTTGGCGATCGCGCCGAACCCTTGGGGCTTCCCTCCTTCTTCGCAAAATCCGTTAATAGCTCTTCATTGTCTGGTCTTAGCCAACCCAGCCAGCGCTTTGGTTTCACCCCCGAGAACGACCTCCTGTTGGCCGCGACCCAAAGCGCATGGCAGCAAGCGGTGCTCCCGCAAGCTAGGTTTACCTCCCTTAGCCCCACCACCGCATCATCTTTAACCCTGTCGGGAGCCAGTACCCTTGCCCGCCTGAGTGAAACCTCAGAACCCACGTTTAAGCTGGTGGATCGGCGCGGCCATACCGATAGCCTTGCTACCCTTGTCACCCAAGCCACCACGACGGTGATGGCCTCCCTCAGCCTTGATGTGCCGCTCTCGGTGGGGGGATCTCTTGAGCAAACCACCGCGGCTGTTGAGCCGGATGCGCCCATTACGGAAACAACTCCAGAGACGGCGCGCCTTGCCATTGCCCCTACTTCATCTGCCCACTTACCCCCAGTGACCGTATCGGCCAATCCGCTTCCTTTTGGCCGTGCGGCTGAGCGCCAACGGCGTACAGGGCCGTCCTTAGTGACGGTGCAACAAGCGCCACCTGCCCCTGCAGCAGCGCCGCCACAACCCACGTTGGCCAGTCGTCCCCAAACAACCACGGTGGCACCCTCTGCCCCGATTCAGCCGATTGCGCCCCCCGTTCCCGTCCAAGTTGCTCGCTCGATTGTTAAGCCACCGCTCCCTAGTAACCTAGATTTGCCGCCTCTACCGGCCTCGGATCGCTTTTTGCCCAGCTTGACTACAAATTTCATTTGGCCGGCGCGGGGTGTTTTTACCTCCGGCTTTGGTCCGCGCTGGGGACGGATGCACCGCGGTATTGATATTGCCGCCCCCATTGGCACGCCTGTTTATGCAGCCGCGGCGGGGGTTGTCACCTATTCCCAGTGGAATTCCGGCGGCTTTGGTAATTTAGTAGAAATTCGCCATGCGGATGGCACCCTGACCCTGTACGCCCACAATCACCGCAATTTGGTGCGCGTGGGTCAATACGTGCAACAGGGTGAGCAAATTGCTGAGATGGGCAGTACCGGTCGCAGTACGGGGCCTCACGTTCATTTTGAAATTCGTCCCCAAGGGCGGGGTGCAGTTGACCCGATGATCTTCCTGCGGCGGTCACAGAGCTAG
- a CDS encoding EcsC family protein: MAAHLRLKEYEHSQLHAIRHWLTHSAVGMPSIAASQAITPLLPSQGLRVLRATCDRLLGSADQEWAHLKTQLGRQLAADHLEIKDWQDLQQQPLQVCDRLQARVQAIALGSATLEGLLTAPLEGVGELADVALALLLGLKTIQHVGLCYGFGAATPLEQEMVWGTLATSFATTALERQHTLGSLLVRDPELVRETVAELLTDTALETLTDTTAETVFERAIIHLSEELSGELVPLVGVVLGVVANEQFAMQVATTARYVYQLRWLLRAYGGKATDRAVS; this comes from the coding sequence GTGGCCGCTCATCTGCGCCTCAAGGAGTACGAGCACTCACAACTGCACGCCATTCGCCACTGGCTGACCCACAGTGCGGTGGGGATGCCGTCAATAGCCGCATCGCAAGCCATCACACCGTTGCTGCCCAGCCAAGGACTGAGGGTACTGCGGGCGACGTGCGATCGCCTCCTTGGATCGGCGGATCAGGAATGGGCGCACCTTAAAACACAACTCGGCAGACAACTCGCGGCAGATCACCTCGAGATCAAGGATTGGCAGGACTTACAGCAGCAGCCCCTACAGGTGTGCGATCGCCTTCAGGCTCGGGTACAGGCCATCGCCTTGGGTAGTGCCACCCTCGAAGGACTGCTCACCGCCCCGCTAGAAGGGGTAGGGGAACTAGCGGACGTGGCCTTGGCCCTACTGTTGGGGCTAAAAACCATTCAGCACGTTGGGTTGTGCTATGGCTTTGGTGCAGCAACACCGCTGGAGCAGGAAATGGTTTGGGGCACGTTAGCCACCAGCTTTGCCACCACCGCCCTAGAACGGCAGCATACCCTCGGCAGTCTCTTGGTGCGCGACCCGGAGTTGGTACGGGAGACCGTTGCCGAGTTGCTAACCGACACCGCCCTCGAAACCCTGACGGATACGACAGCAGAAACGGTGTTTGAGCGCGCCATTATTCATCTTAGCGAGGAACTCAGCGGTGAACTGGTGCCCCTTGTGGGGGTGGTGTTGGGGGTCGTGGCCAATGAACAATTTGCCATGCAAGTGGCGACAACGGCTCGCTACGTTTATCAACTCCGATGGTTGTTGCGTGCCTACGGTGGTAAGGCCACCGATCGCGCCGTGAGTTGA
- the psaC gene encoding photosystem I iron-sulfur center protein PsaC encodes MAHTVKIYDTCIGCTQCVRACPTDVLEMVPWDGCKAGQIASSPRTEDCVGCKRCETACPTDFLSIRVYLGAETTRSMGLAY; translated from the coding sequence ATGGCTCACACTGTAAAAATTTATGACACCTGCATTGGCTGCACCCAGTGTGTGCGAGCCTGCCCCACCGATGTGCTCGAAATGGTGCCTTGGGATGGTTGTAAAGCTGGGCAAATTGCCTCCTCTCCCCGCACCGAAGACTGTGTTGGCTGTAAGCGGTGCGAAACGGCCTGCCCCACCGATTTCTTAAGTATCCGCGTCTATCTGGGGGCTGAAACCACCCGTAGCATGGGTTTGGCCTACTAA
- the opcA gene encoding glucose-6-phosphate dehydrogenase assembly protein OpcA, with translation MSSESTPLVALQDPVDVSLDDIEHSLSQIWLSHGGDGRTPAAVRATTFTLVVYEADDTQQLLSALGYYSGPIDGILGPRMQSAIRAAQKDYGLPLTGRPSPELRQVLQRDYAAQVAKGVARTERYAMDVRGGSVADAIASQNPCRVIALCPTLGEDTGITAQVAAYCPINKKVRSSLICCEYITLKGTHAAFQRVEPLLQSLVIRDLPRFLWWKGDLHHNLELFHTLAPKFNRIIVDSSEFLVPTTTFRTLADLLQQGLAIADLNWRRLGAWQELAAEAFDPPERRLAVKEIDQVVIDYEKGNPAQALMYLGWLASRLQWQPRQVTVETGDYDLHHIELVSSDQRLIKAELAGIPTGDSGLVLGDLIDLKLTSSNPEADCCTIICSETRGCMRMESGGSAQMCRTYHVTPLTDQTAELLLSQELQRWGQDVLYAESFAAVVQLLALMP, from the coding sequence ATGTCCAGCGAATCTACGCCCCTTGTTGCCCTCCAGGATCCAGTTGATGTCTCCCTTGATGATATTGAACACAGCCTGAGTCAAATCTGGCTCAGTCATGGGGGCGACGGCAGGACCCCAGCAGCGGTGCGGGCCACCACCTTTACCCTTGTGGTCTATGAAGCGGACGATACGCAGCAGTTGCTCTCTGCCCTAGGCTACTACAGTGGCCCCATTGACGGCATTTTAGGGCCGCGGATGCAATCGGCCATCCGAGCGGCGCAAAAGGACTACGGTCTGCCCCTAACGGGTCGCCCCTCCCCCGAATTACGCCAGGTGCTGCAACGGGACTATGCGGCTCAAGTGGCCAAAGGCGTTGCTCGAACTGAGCGCTATGCCATGGATGTGCGCGGTGGCAGTGTGGCCGATGCGATCGCCAGCCAAAATCCCTGCCGTGTCATTGCCCTGTGCCCCACCCTTGGCGAAGATACCGGCATTACCGCCCAGGTGGCTGCCTACTGCCCCATCAACAAAAAAGTCCGCAGTTCCCTCATCTGTTGTGAGTACATTACCCTCAAGGGCACCCATGCTGCCTTTCAGCGGGTGGAACCCCTCTTGCAGTCCTTGGTCATCCGTGATTTGCCCCGCTTCCTGTGGTGGAAAGGCGACCTGCACCATAACCTTGAGTTATTTCACACCCTTGCCCCTAAATTTAACCGCATTATTGTTGATTCCAGCGAGTTTTTAGTGCCCACGACAACCTTCCGCACCCTCGCTGACCTCTTGCAGCAGGGATTGGCCATTGCTGACCTGAACTGGCGACGGTTAGGGGCATGGCAGGAACTTGCCGCCGAAGCCTTTGACCCCCCCGAGCGGCGGCTGGCCGTCAAAGAGATTGATCAGGTGGTGATTGACTACGAGAAAGGCAACCCGGCTCAAGCCCTGATGTATCTGGGATGGCTGGCCTCGCGGTTGCAGTGGCAGCCTCGCCAAGTCACTGTTGAAACGGGGGACTATGACCTGCACCACATCGAGCTAGTGAGTTCCGATCAGCGGCTGATTAAAGCCGAGTTGGCGGGGATTCCCACCGGTGATAGCGGTCTGGTGCTGGGGGACTTAATTGACCTCAAACTCACCTCTAGCAATCCAGAGGCAGACTGTTGTACGATTATATGCTCGGAAACTCGGGGGTGTATGCGGATGGAGTCGGGCGGTAGCGCTCAGATGTGCCGCACCTACCACGTTACCCCCCTCACCGATCAAACTGCCGAGCTGCTCCTGAGTCAGGAACTGCAACGCTGGGGGCAAGACGTTCTCTATGCCGAAAGTTTTGCTGCTGTTGTACAATTGTTGGCCTTAATGCCTTAG